The following are encoded together in the Thunnus maccoyii chromosome 18, fThuMac1.1, whole genome shotgun sequence genome:
- the elavl3 gene encoding ELAV-like protein 3 isoform X3 translates to METQVSNGPSGTSLPNGPVISTNGSTDDSKTNLIVNYLPQNMTQEEFKSLFGSIGEIESCKLVRDKITGQSLGYGFVNYVDPNDADKAINTLNGLKLQTKTIKVSYARPSSASIRDANLYVSGLPKTMSQKDMEQLFSQYGRIITSRILVDQVTGISRGVGFIRFDKRNEAEEAIKGLNGQKPLGAAEPITVKFANNPSQKTGQALLTQLYQTAARRYTGPLHHQTQRFRLDNLLNASYGVKSRFSPITIDSMTSLAGVNLTGPTGAGWCIFVYNLSPEADESVLWQLFGPFGAVTNVKVIRDFTTNKCKGFGFVTMTNYDEAAMAIASLNGYRLGDRVLQVSFKTSKQHKA, encoded by the exons ATGGAAACCCAGGTGTCCAACGGTCCAAGCGGAACCAGTCTGCCAAACGGTCCTGTCATCAGCACCAACGGCTCAACAGACGACAGCAAAACCAACCTGATCGTCAACTATCTGCCTCAGAACATGACCCAAGAAgagtttaaaagtttgtttggTAGCATTGGAGAGATTGAGTCCTGCAAGCTAGTCAGAGACAAGATAACAG GTCAGAGTTTGGGATATGGCTTTGTAAACTATGTGGATCCAAATGATGCAGATAAGGCCATCAACACACTCAATGGTCTCAAACTGCAAACTAAAACAATCAAG GTATCATATGCCCGGCCAAGCTCAGCTTCTATTCGTGATGCCAACCTCTATGTGAGTGGACTCCCCAAGACGATGAGCCAGAAGGACATGGAACAGCTCTTCTCCCAATACGGTCGCATCATCACGTCCCGTATCCTAGTGGACCAAGTTACAG GCATATCACGAGGAGTGGGCTTCATCCGGTTTGACAAGCGAAATGAAGCAGAGGAGGCCATCAAAGGTCTGAACGGACAAAAGCCTTTGGGTGCCGCCGAGCCCATCACTGTCAAGTTCGCCAACAATCCCAGCCAGAAGACAGGCCAGGCCTTACTGACTCAGCTGTACCAGACTGCTGCCCGCCGCTACACAGGGCCCCTGCACCACCAGACTCAGCGTTTCAG ACTCGACAATTTACTAAACGCCAGCTACGGAGTCAAGAG CAG ATTCTCACCGATCACCATTGACAGCATGACAAGCCTGGCTGGGGTCAACCTTACTGGTCCAACTGGAGCCGGCTGGTGCATCTTTGTCTACAACCTGTCCCCTGAGGCGGACGAGAGTGTCCTGTGGCAGCTCTTTGGGCCTTTCGGTGCTGTCACCAACGTCAAGGTCATCCGTGACTTCACCACCAACAAATGTAAGGGCTTTGGCTTTGTCACCATGACCAACTACGATGAAGCCGCCATGGCTATCGCTAGCCTCAATGGCTACCGCCTGGGTGACCGCGTGCTGCAGGTTTCCTTCAAGACCAGCAAGCAGCACAAAGCCTGA
- the pde4a gene encoding cAMP-specific 3',5'-cyclic phosphodiesterase 4D isoform X3 has translation MLNRELSHLSEMSRSGNQVSEYISTTFLDKQNEVEIPSPTLREREKPMCHISGVKKLTHSSSLSNSTLPRFGVKTEHEDALARELNDLNKWGLNIFRVAEFSNNRPLSCIMFAIFQERDLLKTFRIPVDTFVTYVMTLEDHYHANVAYHNSLHAADVTQSTHVLLSTPALDAVFTDLEILAALFAAAIHDVDHPGVSNQFLINTNSELALMYNDESVLENHHLAVGFKLLHEDNCDIFQNLSKRQRQSLRKLVIDMVLATDMSKHMSLLADLKTMVETKKVTSSGVLLLDHYTDRIQVLRNMVHCADLSNPTKPLAVYRQWTERIMEEFFRQGDKERERGMEISPMCDKHTASVEKSQVGFIDYIVHPLWETWGDLVHPDAQDILDTLEDNRDWYQSTIPQSPSPPPLGQDKELNACMDKFQFELTLEDSSQREEGDEGDKPTPNHVAQDCSQGEDEEGKKEEEEDTMAEEENEDIIEEEDEVAMEEEEAEEEQEEELKARLEVRSEKERLSDTSPVEEEEDSSSQAEDT, from the exons CATCAGTGGTGTGAAGAAGCTCACGCACAGTTCCAGCCTTTCCAACTCCACCTTGCCTCGTTTCGGCGTGAAGACTGAGCATGAGGATGCATTAGCCAGG GAGCTGAACGACTTGAACAAGTGGGGCCTTAATATCTTTCGTGTGGCAGAGTTCTCTAATAACCGACCCCTCAGCTGCATTATGTTTGCCATCTTCCag GAAAGAGATCTACTGAAGACCTTTCGGATCCCTGTGGATACGTTTGTCACCTATGTGATGACCCTGGAGGACCACTACCATGCCAATGTGGCCTACCACAACAGCCTCCACGCTGCAGATGTCACTCAATCTACTCATGTACTGCTGTCCACCCCAGCTCTAGAT GCTGTGTTCACTGATCTAGAAATACTAGCTGCGTTATTTGCCGCCGCCATCCACGATGTGGACCATCCAGGAGTGTCCAACCAATTCCTCATCAACACCA ACTCAGAACTAGCCCTGATGTATAATGATGAGTCGGTGCTGGAGAACCATCACCTGGCTGTGGGCTTCAAGCTGCTTCACGAGGACAACTGTGACATCTTTCAGAACCTCagcaagagacagagacagagccTGAGGAAACTTGTTATTGATATG GTTTTGGCAACAGATATGTCTAAACACATGAGTTTGCTGGCAGACCTCAAGACTATGGTGGAAACCAAGAAAGTGACAAGTTCTGGAGTACTGCTGCTCGACCATTACACTGATCggatacag gtgtTGAGGAACATGGTGCACTGTGCTGACCTGAGCAATCCTACGAAGCCCCTGGCTGTGTATCGACAATGGACGGAGAGAATCATGGAGGAGTTCTTCAGGcaaggagacaaggagagagagcgagggatgGAGATCAGTCCCATGTGCGATAAACACACGGCATCTGTGGAAAAGAGTCAG GTGGGCTTTATTGACTACATTGTCCACCCGTTGTGGGAGACATGGGGGGACCTGGTGCATCCCGATGCCCAGGACATCCTGGACACTCTGGAGGACAACAGGGACTGGTACCAGAGCACTATCCCACAAAGCCCCTCGCCTCCTCCGCTGGGCCAGGACAAGGAACTGAATGCCTGCATGGACAAGTTTCAGTTTGAGCTTACCCTCGAAGACAGCTctcagagagaagagggagacgAGGGCGACAAGCCTACGCCAAACCACGTCGCACAGGACTGCAGTCAGGGGGAGGACGAGGAGGgtaaaaaggaggaagaggaagacacaatggcagaggaggaaaatgaggaCATTatagaggaagaagatgaggtggcgatggaggaagaggaggcggaggaggagcaAGAGGAGGAGCTGAAAGCTCGGTTGGAGGTGAGATCTGAAAAGGAGAGACTTTCTGACACAAGTCCtgtagaggaagaggaagattcTTCTTCACAAGCTGAAGATACATGA
- the elavl3 gene encoding ELAV-like protein 3 isoform X1: METQVSNGPSGTSLPNGPVISTNGSTDDSKTNLIVNYLPQNMTQEEFKSLFGSIGEIESCKLVRDKITGQSLGYGFVNYVDPNDADKAINTLNGLKLQTKTIKVSYARPSSASIRDANLYVSGLPKTMSQKDMEQLFSQYGRIITSRILVDQVTGISRGVGFIRFDKRNEAEEAIKGLNGQKPLGAAEPITVKFANNPSQKTGQALLTQLYQTAARRYTGPLHHQTQRFRLDNLLNASYGVKSSPTLFPRFSPITIDSMTSLAGVNLTGPTGAGWCIFVYNLSPEADESVLWQLFGPFGAVTNVKVIRDFTTNKCKGFGFVTMTNYDEAAMAIASLNGYRLGDRVLQVSFKTSKQHKA, from the exons ATGGAAACCCAGGTGTCCAACGGTCCAAGCGGAACCAGTCTGCCAAACGGTCCTGTCATCAGCACCAACGGCTCAACAGACGACAGCAAAACCAACCTGATCGTCAACTATCTGCCTCAGAACATGACCCAAGAAgagtttaaaagtttgtttggTAGCATTGGAGAGATTGAGTCCTGCAAGCTAGTCAGAGACAAGATAACAG GTCAGAGTTTGGGATATGGCTTTGTAAACTATGTGGATCCAAATGATGCAGATAAGGCCATCAACACACTCAATGGTCTCAAACTGCAAACTAAAACAATCAAG GTATCATATGCCCGGCCAAGCTCAGCTTCTATTCGTGATGCCAACCTCTATGTGAGTGGACTCCCCAAGACGATGAGCCAGAAGGACATGGAACAGCTCTTCTCCCAATACGGTCGCATCATCACGTCCCGTATCCTAGTGGACCAAGTTACAG GCATATCACGAGGAGTGGGCTTCATCCGGTTTGACAAGCGAAATGAAGCAGAGGAGGCCATCAAAGGTCTGAACGGACAAAAGCCTTTGGGTGCCGCCGAGCCCATCACTGTCAAGTTCGCCAACAATCCCAGCCAGAAGACAGGCCAGGCCTTACTGACTCAGCTGTACCAGACTGCTGCCCGCCGCTACACAGGGCCCCTGCACCACCAGACTCAGCGTTTCAG ACTCGACAATTTACTAAACGCCAGCTACGGAGTCAAGAG CTCTCCCACTCTCTTCCCCAGATTCTCACCGATCACCATTGACAGCATGACAAGCCTGGCTGGGGTCAACCTTACTGGTCCAACTGGAGCCGGCTGGTGCATCTTTGTCTACAACCTGTCCCCTGAGGCGGACGAGAGTGTCCTGTGGCAGCTCTTTGGGCCTTTCGGTGCTGTCACCAACGTCAAGGTCATCCGTGACTTCACCACCAACAAATGTAAGGGCTTTGGCTTTGTCACCATGACCAACTACGATGAAGCCGCCATGGCTATCGCTAGCCTCAATGGCTACCGCCTGGGTGACCGCGTGCTGCAGGTTTCCTTCAAGACCAGCAAGCAGCACAAAGCCTGA
- the prkcsh gene encoding glucosidase 2 subunit beta, protein MTCQHFFLLLLLSIGVSAVEVQRPRGVPLSKKQFYEEGKPFTCLDGSRSIPFDRVNDDYCDCQDGSDEPGTAACPNGSFHCTNAGFRPAFIPSSRINDGICDCCDTTDEYNSGAACQNTCRELGRKERESLQKMAEIAKEGFLLKQQLIQEAKRGLEDKKAKISDIQVNKKDLEEKVEALRTVKETAEQPEKEAKERHLKAWEDQKAVIRMEKDKAKMAEVFLELDDDADGFVSVTELLSHSELDPDSDGSFTESEAQGLLGGMDKVDTGAFETVWNNLKEKYISETKAPAPAETPQEEMREPVSDNDSEQYPEDDIPEEEEEDDEEDDDDDPDEADYKSPPTTQTQEKKDDDDEGTMPPYDQETQNLIDAAQKARDEFDESERALREVDDQIRNLEKEISFDFGPNAEFAYLYSQCYELTTSEYIYRLCPFNRVTQKPKYGGSETNLGTWGKWAGPEDDIHSVMKYEHGTGCWQGPNRSTTIKLTCGKETVVTSTSEPSRCEYLMEFITPAVCQEPLNPDPALHEHVEL, encoded by the exons ATGACCTGTCAGCActtcttcctgctgctgctgctgagtatTGGAGTCTCAGCGGTGGAAGTCCAACGTCCTCGCGGTGTCCCTCTATCGA AAAAGCAGTTCTATGAAGAGGGCAAACCTTTTACTTGCCTGGATGGCTCCCGTTCAATTCCCTTTGACAGAGTGAACGATGACTACTGTGACTGCCAGGACGGCTCTGATGAGCCAG GTACTGCTGCTTGTCCCAATGGCAGCTTCCACTGCACCAATGCAGGTTTCCGACCGGCCTTCATCCCTTCTTCACGCATCAATGACGGAATATGCG ACTGCTGTGACACAACAGATGAGTACAACAGTGGGGCTGCCTGTCAAAACACCTGCAG GGAGTTGGGGcgcaaagagagagaaagcctcCAGAAGATGGCAGAGATCGCTAAGGAGGGTTTTCTGCTTAAACAGCAACTTATCCAGGAGGCCAAGAGGGGCCTAGAGGACAAGAAG gctAAAATTTCAGACATTCAAGTTAATAAGAAGGACCTGGAAGAGAAGGTGGAGGCTCTGAGAACTGTGAAGGAGACAGCAGAGCAGCCAGAGAAAGAAGCTAAAGAGCGCCATCTGAAGGCCTGGGAAG aTCAAAAAGCTGTGATTCGCATGGAGAAGGACAAGGCTAAGATGGCTGAGGTGTTTCTTGAACTGGATGATGATGCAGATGGCTT tgtctCCGTGACTGAACTTCTGTCCCATTCTGAGCTCGACCCAGATTCAGATGGTTCCTTCACAGAATCAGAAGCTCAG GGACTTTTGGGCGGGATGGACAAAGTAGATACAGGAGCATTTGAGACGGTTTGGAATAACctcaaagaaaaatacatatcaGAG ACCAAAGCACCAGCACCAGCGGAGACTCCCCAGGAGGAGATGAGGGAGCCGGTCTCCGACAACGACTCCGAGCAGTACCCTGAAGATGACATCccggaggaagaagaggaggatgatgaagaggatgatgatgatgatccaGATGAGGCAGACTATAAG AGCCCTCCTACGACGCAGACTCAAGAAaagaaggatgatgatgatgaggggACTATGCCACCCTACGATCAAGAAACACAGAACCTCATTGatg CTGCTCAGAAAGCCAGGGATGAATTTGATGAGTCTGAGAGAGCTCTCCGCGAAGTGGATGATCAAATCAG GAACCTTGAGAAGGAAATCTCCTTTGACTTTGGACCCAATGCTGAGTTCGCCTACCTCTATAGCCAGTGTTACGAGTTAACTACTAGCGA GTACATCTACAGGCTCTGTCCATTCAACAGAGTAACCCAGAAACCCAAGTATGGTGGATCAGAAACTAACCTGGG AACATGGGGAAAGTGGGCAGGTCCTGAGGATGACATCCACTCTGTGATGAAGTATGAACATGGAACAGGGTGCTGGCAAGGCCCCAACAGATCCACCACG ATTAAGTTAACATGTGGAAAGGAGACCGTTGTGACATCTACCTCAGAGCCTAGTCGCTGTGAGTACCTGATGGAGTTCATCACCCCTGCTGTCTGCCAGGAGCCCCTGAACCCGGATCCAGCGCTTCATGAGCATGTAGAACTCTAG
- the elavl3 gene encoding ELAV-like protein 3 isoform X2, producing the protein METQVSNGPSGTSLPNGPVISTNGSTDDSKTNLIVNYLPQNMTQEEFKSLFGSIGEIESCKLVRDKITGQSLGYGFVNYVDPNDADKAINTLNGLKLQTKTIKVSYARPSSASIRDANLYVSGLPKTMSQKDMEQLFSQYGRIITSRILVDQVTGISRGVGFIRFDKRNEAEEAIKGLNGQKPLGAAEPITVKFANNPSQKTGQALLTQLYQTAARRYTGPLHHQTQRFRLDNLLNASYGVKRFSPITIDSMTSLAGVNLTGPTGAGWCIFVYNLSPEADESVLWQLFGPFGAVTNVKVIRDFTTNKCKGFGFVTMTNYDEAAMAIASLNGYRLGDRVLQVSFKTSKQHKA; encoded by the exons ATGGAAACCCAGGTGTCCAACGGTCCAAGCGGAACCAGTCTGCCAAACGGTCCTGTCATCAGCACCAACGGCTCAACAGACGACAGCAAAACCAACCTGATCGTCAACTATCTGCCTCAGAACATGACCCAAGAAgagtttaaaagtttgtttggTAGCATTGGAGAGATTGAGTCCTGCAAGCTAGTCAGAGACAAGATAACAG GTCAGAGTTTGGGATATGGCTTTGTAAACTATGTGGATCCAAATGATGCAGATAAGGCCATCAACACACTCAATGGTCTCAAACTGCAAACTAAAACAATCAAG GTATCATATGCCCGGCCAAGCTCAGCTTCTATTCGTGATGCCAACCTCTATGTGAGTGGACTCCCCAAGACGATGAGCCAGAAGGACATGGAACAGCTCTTCTCCCAATACGGTCGCATCATCACGTCCCGTATCCTAGTGGACCAAGTTACAG GCATATCACGAGGAGTGGGCTTCATCCGGTTTGACAAGCGAAATGAAGCAGAGGAGGCCATCAAAGGTCTGAACGGACAAAAGCCTTTGGGTGCCGCCGAGCCCATCACTGTCAAGTTCGCCAACAATCCCAGCCAGAAGACAGGCCAGGCCTTACTGACTCAGCTGTACCAGACTGCTGCCCGCCGCTACACAGGGCCCCTGCACCACCAGACTCAGCGTTTCAG ACTCGACAATTTACTAAACGCCAGCTACGGAGTCAAGAG ATTCTCACCGATCACCATTGACAGCATGACAAGCCTGGCTGGGGTCAACCTTACTGGTCCAACTGGAGCCGGCTGGTGCATCTTTGTCTACAACCTGTCCCCTGAGGCGGACGAGAGTGTCCTGTGGCAGCTCTTTGGGCCTTTCGGTGCTGTCACCAACGTCAAGGTCATCCGTGACTTCACCACCAACAAATGTAAGGGCTTTGGCTTTGTCACCATGACCAACTACGATGAAGCCGCCATGGCTATCGCTAGCCTCAATGGCTACCGCCTGGGTGACCGCGTGCTGCAGGTTTCCTTCAAGACCAGCAAGCAGCACAAAGCCTGA